A single genomic interval of Musa acuminata AAA Group cultivar baxijiao chromosome BXJ3-4, Cavendish_Baxijiao_AAA, whole genome shotgun sequence harbors:
- the LOC135635011 gene encoding UDP-arabinopyranose mutase 3 — protein MAKESSSKLVPGTPLLKDELDIVIPTIRNLDFLEMWRPFFQPYHLIIVQDGDPSRTIKVPEGFDYELYNRNDINRILGPKAACISFKDSACRCFGYMVSKKKYIYTIDDDCFVAKDPSGKEINALEQHIKNLLTPSTPHFFNTLYDPYRDGADFVRGYPFSLREGAPTAVSHGLWLNIPDYDAPTQLVKPLERNKRYVDAVLTIPKGTLFPMCGMNLAFDRELIGPAMYFGLMGDGQPIGRYDDMWAGWCTKVICDHLRLGVKTGLPYIWHSKASNPFVNLKKEYNGIFWQEEVIPFFQSAVLSKDCTTVQKCYIELSKQVREKLGKIDPYFNKLADAMVTWIEAWDELNPPKEAAGVPNGTVKGK, from the exons ATGGCGAAAGAATCATCGTCGAAGTTGGTCCCGGGCACGCCATTGCTGAAGGACGAGCTCGACATCGTGATCCCGACGATAAGGAACCTGGATTTCTTGGAGATGTGGCGGCCCTTCTTCCAGCCGTACCACCTCATCATCGTGCAGGACGGCGATCCGAGCAGGACGATCAAGGTGCCGGAGGGGTTCGACTACGAGCTCTACAACCGCAATGACATCAACCGCATCCTGGGGCCCAAGGCCGCCTGCATCTCCTTCAAGGACTCCGCCTGCCGCTGCTTCGGCTACATGGTCTCCAAGAAGAAGTACATCTACACCATCGACGACGACTGCTTC GTCGCTAAAGATCCCTCTGGTAAGGAGATCAATGCGCTTGAACAGCACATAAAGAATCTCCTTACCCCTTCTACTCCCCACTTCTTCAACACCTTGTATGATCCCTACCGTGATGGAGCAGACTTTGTTCGTGGATATCCTTTCAGCCTTCGGGAAGGTGCGCCAACGGCTGTTTCTCATGGCCTTTGGCTTAACATACCTGACTATGATGCTCCGACCCAGCTCGTCAAGCCTCTTGAGAGGAACAAGAG GTACGTCGATGCAGTTCTCACCATCCCTAAGGGAACTTTGTTCCCGATGTGCGGAATGAATCTGGCCTTTGACCGAGAACTTATTGGCCCTGCAATGTACTTTGGACTTATGGGTGATGGCCAGCCTATTGGGCGCTATGATGACATGTGGGCTGGATGGTGTACCAAG GTAATCTGCGACCACTTGAGATTGGGAGTTAAGACGGGATTGCCTTACATCTGGCACAGCAAGGCCAGCAACCCTTTTGTGAACCTGAAGAAAGAGTACAACGGTATCTTCTGGCaagaggaggtgatcccattcttCCAGTCTGCTGTCCTTTCCAAGGACTGCACCACCGTCCAGAAATGCTACATCGAACTGTCCAAACAGGTGAGAGAAAAGCTCGGCAAGATCGACCCTTACTTCAACAAGCTTGCGGATGCGATGGTTACTTGGATCGAGGCCTGGGATGAGCTCAACCCGCCGAAAGAGGCTGCCGGAGTGCCCAATGGCACGGTCAAAGGGAAGTAG
- the LOC135635010 gene encoding cytochrome P450 85A1-like isoform X2, producing the protein MGPRSKTGLGSCMRTRSQGAAGAPIPFSQCSVVGQAAPPWVAEMVALLMVIGLAVSFLVACSALLRWNEVRYRKKGLPPGTMGWPVFGETTEFLKQGPGFMKNQRLRYGSLFKSHILGCPTVVCMDPELNRFVLMNEGKGFVPGYPQSMLDILGRSNIAAVHGEMHKTMRSAMLGLMALMSALKQIASIETGPVSESLKTEIFKLVLGTLSLPINIPGTNYYRGFKARKNLVGLLRRLIEERRISRCSYDDMLGSLLKVDDSSKVKLNDEQIIDLIIALVYSGYETVSTTSMMAVKYLHDHPRVLEELRSEHLEIRKGKSREDGIDWSNYKTMKFTRAVILETLRMATVVNGVLRKTTKDVAMKGFIIPKGWRIYVYTREINYDPLMYPEPLTFNPWRWLDKNLDSHHHFMLFGGGGRMCPGKELGTAEIATFLHYFVSRYRWEEVGGDNILKFPRVQAPKGLHIRVWDNKDQIVQSIR; encoded by the exons ATGGGGCCTCGGTCAAAGACAGGCCTTGGAAGCT GCATGCGCACTCGGAGCCAGGGAGCAGCAGGAGCACCCATCCCCTTTTCGCAGTGCTCTGTAGTTGGGCAAGCCGCTCCTCCTTGGGTTGCAGAAATGGTGGCCTTGCTGATGGTTATTGGATTGGCAGTGAGCTTCCTGGTCGCCTGTAGTGCCTTGTTGAGATGGAATGAGGTGAGGTACAGGAAGAAGGGCCTGCCTCCAGGGACTATGGGTTGGCCAGTCTTTGGGGAGACTACAGAGTTTCTGAAGCAAGGTCCTGGCTTCATGAAGAACCAGAGACTTAG GTATGGGAGCTTGTTCAAGTCACACATACTGGGATGTCCCACCGTGGTGTGCATGGATCCGGAGCTCAACAGGTTCGTTCTGATGAACGAAGGGAAAGGCTTCGTCCCCGGGTATCCCCAGTCCATGCTGGATATCCTGGGGCGATCCAACATTGCAGCCGTGCATGGTGAGATGCACAAGACCATGAGGAGCGCCATGCTTGGCCTG ATGGCATTGATGTCGGCCTTGAAGCAAATTGCAAGCATCGAGACTGGTCCAGTTTCTGAATCCCTGAAAACAGAGATCTTCAAACTTGTCCTCGGTACTCTTTCCTTGCCGATCAATATTCCTGGAACAAACTATTATCGGGGCTTTAAG GCAAGAAAGAATCTCGTGGGTCTGCTACGCCGGCTAATAGAGGAAAGAAGGATTTCCAGATGCTCCTACGATGACATGCTCGGTTCCCTCCTCAAGGTCGATGACAGCTCCAAAGTAAAACTCAATGATGAACAAATCATTGATCTGATCATCGCTCTGGTGTATTCTGGCTATGAAACTGTTTCGACAACCTCGATGATGGCTGTCAAATATCTCCACGATCACCCTAGAGTCCTTGAAGAACTCAGA AGCGAACATTTGGAAATTCGCAAAGGAAAGTCACGAGAGGATGGAATCGATTGGAGCAATTACAAGACAATGAAGTTTACTCGTGCG GTAATCCTGGAGACCCTAAGAATGGCCACGGTGGTCAACGGAGTACTTAGAAAGACAACCAAAGATGTGGCAATGAAAG GTTTCATAATTCCAAAAGGATGGAGGATATATGTATACACCAGAGAGATCAATTATGATCCTCTCATGTATCCTGAACCTTTGACCTTCAACCCATGGAGGTGGCTG GACAAAAACTTGGACTCGCACCATCACTTCATGCTGTTTGGAGGAGGAGGCAGGATGTGCCCGGGGAAAGAATTGGGGACAGCGGAGATTGCAACATTCCTGCACTACTTTGTGAGCAGATACAG GTGGGAAGAAGTTGGAGGGGATAACATACTTAAATTTCCGAGAGTTCAAGCTCCGAAAGGCCTGCATATCCGAGTTTGGGATAACAAAGATCAAATTGTACAGAGCATTAGGTAG
- the LOC135635010 gene encoding cytochrome P450 85A1-like isoform X1, producing the protein MGPRSKTGLGSCMRTRSQGAAGAPIPFSQCSVVGQAAPPWVAEMVALLMVIGLAVSFLVACSALLRWNEVRYRKKGLPPGTMGWPVFGETTEFLKQGPGFMKNQRLRYGSLFKSHILGCPTVVCMDPELNRFVLMNEGKGFVPGYPQSMLDILGRSNIAAVHGEMHKTMRSAMLGLVSSPMIRDKLLPRIDEFMRSYIDNWSGSVIDIQEKTKEMALMSALKQIASIETGPVSESLKTEIFKLVLGTLSLPINIPGTNYYRGFKARKNLVGLLRRLIEERRISRCSYDDMLGSLLKVDDSSKVKLNDEQIIDLIIALVYSGYETVSTTSMMAVKYLHDHPRVLEELRSEHLEIRKGKSREDGIDWSNYKTMKFTRAVILETLRMATVVNGVLRKTTKDVAMKGFIIPKGWRIYVYTREINYDPLMYPEPLTFNPWRWLDKNLDSHHHFMLFGGGGRMCPGKELGTAEIATFLHYFVSRYRWEEVGGDNILKFPRVQAPKGLHIRVWDNKDQIVQSIR; encoded by the exons ATGGGGCCTCGGTCAAAGACAGGCCTTGGAAGCT GCATGCGCACTCGGAGCCAGGGAGCAGCAGGAGCACCCATCCCCTTTTCGCAGTGCTCTGTAGTTGGGCAAGCCGCTCCTCCTTGGGTTGCAGAAATGGTGGCCTTGCTGATGGTTATTGGATTGGCAGTGAGCTTCCTGGTCGCCTGTAGTGCCTTGTTGAGATGGAATGAGGTGAGGTACAGGAAGAAGGGCCTGCCTCCAGGGACTATGGGTTGGCCAGTCTTTGGGGAGACTACAGAGTTTCTGAAGCAAGGTCCTGGCTTCATGAAGAACCAGAGACTTAG GTATGGGAGCTTGTTCAAGTCACACATACTGGGATGTCCCACCGTGGTGTGCATGGATCCGGAGCTCAACAGGTTCGTTCTGATGAACGAAGGGAAAGGCTTCGTCCCCGGGTATCCCCAGTCCATGCTGGATATCCTGGGGCGATCCAACATTGCAGCCGTGCATGGTGAGATGCACAAGACCATGAGGAGCGCCATGCTTGGCCTGGTAAGCTCCCCAATGATCAGGGACAAACTCCtgcctagaattgatgagttcatGCGATCTTACATCGACAATTGGAGTGGAAGCGTCATTGACATCCAAGAGAAGACCAAGGAG ATGGCATTGATGTCGGCCTTGAAGCAAATTGCAAGCATCGAGACTGGTCCAGTTTCTGAATCCCTGAAAACAGAGATCTTCAAACTTGTCCTCGGTACTCTTTCCTTGCCGATCAATATTCCTGGAACAAACTATTATCGGGGCTTTAAG GCAAGAAAGAATCTCGTGGGTCTGCTACGCCGGCTAATAGAGGAAAGAAGGATTTCCAGATGCTCCTACGATGACATGCTCGGTTCCCTCCTCAAGGTCGATGACAGCTCCAAAGTAAAACTCAATGATGAACAAATCATTGATCTGATCATCGCTCTGGTGTATTCTGGCTATGAAACTGTTTCGACAACCTCGATGATGGCTGTCAAATATCTCCACGATCACCCTAGAGTCCTTGAAGAACTCAGA AGCGAACATTTGGAAATTCGCAAAGGAAAGTCACGAGAGGATGGAATCGATTGGAGCAATTACAAGACAATGAAGTTTACTCGTGCG GTAATCCTGGAGACCCTAAGAATGGCCACGGTGGTCAACGGAGTACTTAGAAAGACAACCAAAGATGTGGCAATGAAAG GTTTCATAATTCCAAAAGGATGGAGGATATATGTATACACCAGAGAGATCAATTATGATCCTCTCATGTATCCTGAACCTTTGACCTTCAACCCATGGAGGTGGCTG GACAAAAACTTGGACTCGCACCATCACTTCATGCTGTTTGGAGGAGGAGGCAGGATGTGCCCGGGGAAAGAATTGGGGACAGCGGAGATTGCAACATTCCTGCACTACTTTGTGAGCAGATACAG GTGGGAAGAAGTTGGAGGGGATAACATACTTAAATTTCCGAGAGTTCAAGCTCCGAAAGGCCTGCATATCCGAGTTTGGGATAACAAAGATCAAATTGTACAGAGCATTAGGTAG
- the LOC103982135 gene encoding senescence-specific cysteine protease SAG39-like, translating into MASLVCLWMALLALGLGACSPAAAELGEASMAERHVEWMARHGRAYKDAAEKEQRLRIFKSNVEYIESFNAGKRKYQLAANQFADLTHEEFKAMHTGFKPSGTGAKKAGNGFRHGSLSSVPDSVDWRSKGAVTPIKDQGLCGSCWAFTVVAAVEGITKIATGKLISLSEQQLVDCDVHGKDQGCQGGDMDAAFEFIVDNGGITSEANYPYEEVQRTCNAHNASFVVATIESHEDVPTNDEKALRKAVANQPVSVGIDAGSSLDFQLYSGGVFSGECGTDLDHAVTVVGYGTTSDGTKYWLAKNSWGETWGENGYIRMERDVAAKEGLCGIAMQASYPTAGTPRTQSSSATAAESILHAWFMLLCVIVVCVVVT; encoded by the exons ATGGCTTCGCTGGTATGTTTGTGGATGGCCTTGTTGGCGCTGGGTCTCGGGGCTTGTTCCCCAGCAGCGGCCGAGCTCGGGGAAGCGTCCATGGCGGAGAGGCACGTCGAGTGGATGGCGCGGCATGGGCGCGCGTACAAGGACGCTGCCGAGAAGGAGCAGCGTCTCAGGATCTTCAAGTCCAACGTGGAGTACATCGAATCCTTCAATGCGGGGAAGCGCAAGTACCAGCTGGCCGCCAATCAGTTCGCCGACCTCACCCACGAGGAATTCAAGGCCATGCACACCGGCTTTAAGCCTTCGGGAACAGGTGCGAAGAAAGCAGGCAATGGCTTCAGGCATGGGAGTCTCTCCTCTGTTCCAGATAGTGTGGACTGGAGGAGCAAAGGTGCAGTCACTCCCATCAAAGACCAAGGCCTATGCG GATCTTGTTGGGCGTTCACTGTAGTAGCCGCAGTGGAGGGGATCACCAAGATCGCAACCGGCAAGTTGATCTCGCTGTCAGAGCAACAGCTCGTGGACTGCGACGTCCATGGCAAGGACCAAGGATGCCAGGGCGGCGACATGGACGCCGCCTTCGAGTTCATCGTCGACAACGGCGGCATCACCAGCGAGGCCAACTACCCGTACGAGGAAGTCCAACGCACCTGCAACGCCCACAACGCCTCCTTCGTGGTAGCCACCATCGAGAGCCACGAGGACGTGCCCACGAACGACGAAAAAGCACTTCGCAAGGCCGTGGCCAACCAGCCGGTCTCTGTTGGAATCGATGCAGGCTCCTCGTTAGACTTCCAGCTCTACTCGGGTGGTGTCTTCTCCGGCGAGTGCGGAACGGATCTGGACCATGCGGTGACGGTGGTCGGATATGGCACCACGAGCGACGGCACCAAGTACTGGCTGGCGAAGAATTCGTGGGGAGAAACTTGGGGTGAGAATGGATACATTAGGATGGAGAGGGATGTGGCGGCCAAGGAGGGCCTCTGCGGAATCGCCATGCAAGCTTCCTACCCGACAGCAGGAACACCGAGGACTCAATCTTCGTCGGCGACGGCGGCCGAGAGTATTCTGCACGCTTGGTTTATGCTCTTGTGTGTCATCGTCGTGTGTGTCGTCGTCACTTAA